A genomic segment from Janibacter sp. DB-40 encodes:
- the rsgA gene encoding ribosome small subunit-dependent GTPase A has protein sequence MTTTTTGLTPLGWDDAVAAAFDEMTADFVLVPGRVGRVDRGRVTVHTAEGPVLALVRLPAGSLLEDQPTTGDWVGLERRDDGDVVRAVLPRRSAIVRRAAGERSDAQVMAANLDHVLVAVPFETRLRLSSIERYLVIAWESGARPLIVLTKADLAYDPDAARAEVEAAAPGVTVLVASAETGEGIADVAEALALGTTALVGQSGAGKSTLVNVLAGRAVQAVTDTRQDGKGRHTTTARELVPLAGGGVLLDTPGLRSIGLQEDGEGVARTFPDIEELTSACRFNDCSHECEPGCAVREAIADGRLEERRWASRQKLQREAEWIAMRSDPASRAKARKRWAATDRAAQARAALKRGQDPFA, from the coding sequence ATGACCACCACGACCACCGGCCTGACGCCCCTCGGCTGGGACGACGCCGTCGCTGCCGCCTTCGACGAGATGACGGCGGACTTCGTCCTGGTGCCGGGGCGGGTCGGTCGCGTCGACCGCGGCCGGGTCACCGTCCACACCGCCGAGGGCCCCGTCCTCGCCCTGGTGCGACTGCCCGCCGGGAGCCTGCTCGAGGACCAGCCGACGACCGGTGACTGGGTCGGTCTGGAGCGGCGCGACGACGGGGACGTCGTGCGGGCCGTCCTGCCCCGCCGCAGCGCGATCGTGCGCCGGGCCGCGGGGGAGCGCTCCGACGCGCAGGTGATGGCGGCCAACCTCGACCACGTCCTGGTCGCCGTCCCCTTCGAGACCCGGCTGCGGCTGTCGTCCATCGAGCGCTACCTCGTCATCGCCTGGGAGTCGGGGGCGCGGCCCCTCATCGTGCTGACGAAGGCCGACCTCGCCTACGACCCCGACGCAGCCCGTGCCGAGGTCGAGGCGGCTGCGCCCGGGGTGACCGTGCTCGTCGCCTCGGCCGAGACCGGGGAGGGCATCGCCGACGTCGCCGAGGCGCTCGCGCTCGGGACCACCGCGCTCGTCGGGCAGTCCGGCGCCGGCAAGTCGACGCTCGTCAACGTCCTCGCCGGACGCGCGGTCCAGGCGGTGACCGACACCCGCCAGGACGGCAAGGGACGGCACACGACGACGGCTCGGGAGCTCGTCCCGCTCGCCGGTGGCGGCGTCCTCCTCGACACACCCGGTCTGCGATCGATCGGCCTGCAGGAGGACGGCGAAGGGGTGGCCCGCACCTTCCCGGACATCGAGGAGCTGACGTCGGCCTGCCGGTTCAACGACTGCTCGCACGAGTGCGAGCCCGGGTGCGCCGTGCGGGAGGCCATCGCCGATGGTCGGCTGGAGGAGCGCCGGTGGGCCAGCCGGCAGAAGCTGCAGCGGGAGGCGGAGTGGATCGCGATGCGGTCCGACCCGGCCTCGAGGGCGAAGGCCCGCAAGCGGTGGGCCGCGACGGACCGGGCCGCGCAGGCCCGAGCGGCACTGAAGCGGGGGCAGGACCCCTTCGCCTGA
- a CDS encoding YetF domain-containing protein produces the protein MPLALPAARPSVIDWAEVGERLWIEPSHAISVVLSAVGIYLAFLMLVRLFGARVLTGMGTFDAVVVITLGAVAGRVILGDPPTLAAGVIGLTCLFAMEAAVGELRRTIRGARWVNAGAVVLMAGDDVLLENLRAAHVTRSELNAALRHAGVRHHREVACVVFESTGRITVLRRGELIGPRMLAGVRDAHRVPAELFESS, from the coding sequence ATGCCCCTTGCCCTCCCCGCCGCCCGACCGTCCGTGATCGACTGGGCGGAGGTCGGTGAGCGGTTGTGGATCGAGCCCAGCCACGCGATCTCCGTGGTGCTCTCCGCGGTCGGGATCTACCTCGCCTTCCTCATGCTCGTGCGCCTCTTCGGTGCCCGTGTCCTCACCGGGATGGGCACCTTCGACGCCGTCGTCGTCATCACCCTCGGTGCGGTCGCGGGCCGGGTGATCCTCGGCGATCCCCCGACGTTGGCCGCCGGGGTCATCGGCCTGACCTGCCTCTTCGCGATGGAGGCTGCCGTCGGCGAGCTGCGACGCACCATCCGTGGCGCCCGGTGGGTCAACGCCGGCGCCGTCGTCCTCATGGCCGGCGACGACGTCCTCCTCGAGAACCTGCGGGCAGCGCACGTCACCCGCTCCGAGCTCAACGCGGCCCTGCGTCACGCCGGGGTGCGCCACCACAGGGAGGTCGCCTGTGTCGTCTTCGAGTCCACCGGGCGCATCACCGTGCTCCGCCGCGGCGAGCTGATCGGGCCCCGCATGCTCGCCGGCGTCCGGGACGCCCATCGCGTGCCGGCGGAGCTCTTCGAGAGCAGCTGA
- a CDS encoding pirin family protein, producing MPAVTVENILTLPRVSQPLPETVSRPVLSVTTAPQGHEGEGFPVRRAFAGVDTARLDPFIHMDQMGEVEYAPGEARGTSWHPHRGFETVTYIIDGTFAHEDTHGGGGLITDGDTQWMTAGSGLLHIEAPPEDLVVSGGVFHGLQLWVNLPGHQKMTDPKYQDIRSGEVGLLSSHDGGALIRVIAGELDGHEGPGITTTPISMIHTTIAPGARMHVPWREDFNGLAYVLSGRGLVGPERRPIREGQLAVFGTGGALEIAADDRQDSRSPSLEVVLLGGRPIREPVAAYGPFVMNTREELITAVEDFQAGRLGVIPKAPRVRPALEVAEAMARGGRPGHDVL from the coding sequence ATGCCCGCCGTGACCGTCGAGAACATCCTCACCCTGCCCCGGGTGAGCCAGCCGCTGCCCGAGACGGTCTCGCGCCCCGTGCTCTCGGTGACGACGGCACCGCAGGGCCACGAGGGCGAGGGCTTTCCCGTCCGGCGTGCCTTCGCCGGCGTCGACACGGCCCGGCTCGACCCCTTCATCCACATGGACCAGATGGGTGAGGTGGAGTACGCGCCGGGCGAGGCCCGCGGCACCAGCTGGCACCCGCACCGCGGCTTCGAGACGGTCACGTACATCATCGACGGGACCTTCGCGCACGAGGACACCCACGGTGGTGGCGGGCTGATCACCGACGGCGACACGCAGTGGATGACCGCCGGCTCCGGGCTGCTGCACATCGAGGCCCCGCCGGAGGACCTCGTCGTCAGCGGCGGCGTCTTCCACGGCCTCCAGCTGTGGGTCAACCTCCCCGGCCACCAGAAGATGACCGATCCGAAGTACCAGGACATCCGCTCCGGCGAGGTCGGCCTGCTCTCCAGCCACGACGGCGGCGCGCTGATCCGGGTCATCGCCGGCGAGCTCGACGGCCACGAGGGCCCGGGCATCACGACGACCCCGATCTCGATGATCCACACGACGATCGCGCCGGGCGCGCGCATGCACGTGCCGTGGCGCGAGGACTTCAACGGCCTGGCCTACGTGCTCTCCGGTCGCGGGCTCGTCGGCCCCGAGCGGCGCCCGATCCGCGAGGGCCAGCTGGCCGTCTTCGGCACCGGCGGCGCCCTCGAGATCGCCGCCGACGACCGGCAGGACTCCCGCAGCCCCTCCCTCGAGGTGGTCCTCCTCGGTGGCCGGCCGATCCGCGAGCCCGTCGCCGCCTACGGCCCCTTCGTGATGAACACCCGCGAGGAGCTGATCACCGCCGTCGAGGACTTCCAGGCCGGTCGCCTCGGCGTCATCCCCAAGGCTCCGCGGGTGCGTCCCGCCCTCGAGGTCGCCGAGGCCATGGCCAGGGGCGGTCGCCCCGGGCACGACGTGCTCTGA
- a CDS encoding pseudouridine synthase, translating into MPPRSPLAARHGLSAAWVRTPDRDRLRPPRWQTVSAWLREKIPDEVDVDGMLADARFVYDDGSAVRPDDEYRPHTFVWFHRDLREEVEVPGELSVLHRDERLVVVDKPPFLSTIPRGRHVRQSVVVRLRDELGLPELSPLHRLDRVTSGVLMLATERRWRGPYQTMFEQQRVRKTYLALAPWRDDLALPVTVRNHIHKTRGVWQAQVVPDAPVNAVTDVEVEARAGDLAVYRLTPHTGRTHQLRLHLHDLGIPIVGDPLYPEVLDVSVDDFSRPLQLLASTVELVDPVDGGERRFVSARQLPLE; encoded by the coding sequence GTGCCCCCACGTTCACCGCTCGCTGCGCGCCACGGACTCAGCGCCGCGTGGGTGCGCACGCCCGACCGGGACCGCCTGCGACCACCCCGCTGGCAGACGGTGTCTGCCTGGTTGCGGGAGAAGATCCCCGACGAGGTCGACGTGGACGGGATGCTCGCCGACGCGCGATTCGTCTACGACGACGGCAGCGCGGTCCGGCCCGACGACGAGTACCGACCGCACACCTTCGTGTGGTTCCACCGGGACCTGCGCGAGGAGGTCGAGGTGCCCGGTGAGCTGAGCGTCCTCCACCGCGACGAGCGACTCGTCGTCGTGGACAAGCCGCCCTTCCTCTCGACGATCCCGCGCGGCCGGCACGTCCGGCAGAGCGTCGTGGTCCGGCTGCGCGACGAGCTCGGCCTGCCGGAGCTCTCTCCGCTGCACCGGCTGGACCGGGTGACGTCGGGCGTGCTCATGCTGGCGACGGAGCGCCGGTGGCGGGGGCCGTACCAGACGATGTTCGAGCAGCAGCGGGTACGCAAGACCTATCTGGCCCTGGCTCCGTGGCGCGATGATCTGGCGCTGCCCGTCACGGTCCGCAACCACATCCACAAGACGCGCGGGGTGTGGCAGGCCCAGGTGGTGCCGGACGCGCCGGTCAACGCCGTGACCGACGTCGAGGTCGAGGCACGCGCCGGTGACCTGGCGGTCTACCGGTTGACGCCGCACACCGGGCGCACCCACCAGCTACGGCTCCACCTCCACGATCTCGGCATCCCGATCGTGGGCGACCCGCTCTACCCGGAGGTGCTGGACGTCTCGGTCGACGACTTCTCCCGGCCGCTCCAGCTGCTCGCCAGCACGGTGGAGCTCGTGGACCCGGTCGACGGCGGCGAGCGTCGGTTCGTCAGCGCACGGCAGCTGCCGCTCGAGTGA
- a CDS encoding VOC family protein, with the protein MEIIGLTVTAPDVDATEEAWRRLGPSGVAVEVVAGEPGLAAVTLGVEDVAATERLLRRRGLAGDAGGLDLGGTVWRLAPTPGSEGSGPAPRAEEAVGDSALADPVVVDHVVVVTDDAERAAATFGARLGLELRLDRDTGHGFRGLFFRCGGAVVEVIVPSDPPEGPDTFGGVAWRVADLEATHARLSAAGVEVSEVREGRKPGTRVTTVRDPALAVPTLLVSAVPRP; encoded by the coding sequence ATGGAGATCATCGGCCTGACCGTCACCGCACCCGACGTCGATGCCACGGAGGAGGCCTGGCGCCGACTCGGTCCATCGGGCGTCGCCGTCGAGGTGGTCGCCGGGGAGCCCGGGCTCGCGGCGGTCACGCTCGGTGTCGAGGACGTGGCTGCGACCGAGCGCCTGCTGCGGCGGCGCGGGCTGGCCGGTGACGCCGGTGGCCTCGACCTCGGCGGCACCGTGTGGCGGTTGGCCCCCACACCCGGGAGCGAAGGGAGCGGGCCCGCGCCGCGCGCGGAGGAGGCCGTCGGGGACTCCGCCCTCGCCGACCCCGTCGTCGTCGACCACGTCGTCGTGGTCACCGACGACGCGGAACGGGCGGCGGCGACCTTCGGGGCCCGGCTGGGTCTGGAGCTGCGGCTGGACCGGGACACCGGGCACGGCTTCCGCGGGCTGTTCTTCCGCTGCGGCGGTGCGGTGGTCGAGGTCATCGTGCCGAGCGACCCGCCGGAGGGACCGGACACCTTCGGCGGCGTGGCCTGGCGGGTGGCCGATCTCGAGGCGACGCACGCGCGACTGTCTGCGGCCGGGGTCGAGGTGTCCGAGGTACGGGAGGGCCGCAAGCCGGGCACCCGGGTGACGACGGTGCGCGACCCCGCCCTGGCCGTGCCCACCCTGCTGGTCTCCGCCGTCCCGCGCCCGTAG
- a CDS encoding SDR family oxidoreductase produces MTFTTLITGASSGLGAEMARQFAALGHDLALTARRTDRLDALKAEIAAAHPQRRVETYALDVTRDEDVTAVFGRAKGDFGRLDRVVVNAGLGKGAPYGKGSHYANRETITTNVLGAAAQTEAAMAIFREQQAGHLVLIASITALRGMPKSMTTYGATKAFVASLGEGIRSEMLGKPELDIDVSVLYPGYIRSEMNEKVEQKTKFMVDTDVGVRAMVEAIEARKARAYVPAKPWVAVGAAMRVLPLKVVRKLL; encoded by the coding sequence ATGACCTTCACGACCCTGATCACCGGCGCCAGCTCCGGCCTCGGCGCAGAGATGGCCCGCCAGTTCGCCGCACTCGGTCACGACCTCGCGCTCACCGCGCGCCGGACCGACCGCCTCGACGCGCTCAAGGCCGAGATCGCCGCCGCCCACCCGCAGCGCCGGGTCGAGACCTACGCCCTCGACGTCACCCGGGACGAGGACGTCACCGCGGTCTTCGGTCGGGCGAAGGGGGACTTCGGCCGCCTCGACCGCGTCGTCGTCAACGCCGGCCTGGGCAAGGGCGCGCCCTACGGCAAGGGCAGCCACTACGCCAACCGCGAGACGATCACCACCAACGTGCTCGGCGCCGCCGCGCAGACCGAGGCCGCGATGGCGATCTTCCGCGAGCAGCAGGCCGGGCACCTCGTGCTCATCGCCTCGATCACGGCGCTGCGTGGCATGCCCAAGTCGATGACGACCTACGGCGCGACCAAGGCCTTCGTCGCCTCGTTGGGCGAGGGCATCCGCTCCGAGATGCTCGGCAAGCCCGAGCTCGACATCGACGTCTCGGTCCTCTACCCGGGCTACATCCGCTCGGAGATGAACGAGAAGGTGGAGCAGAAGACGAAGTTCATGGTCGACACCGACGTGGGCGTGCGCGCGATGGTCGAGGCGATCGAGGCCCGCAAGGCCAGGGCCTACGTCCCGGCCAAGCCGTGGGTGGCCGTCGGCGCCGCGATGCGCGTGCTGCCGCTGAAGGTCGTGCGCAAGCTGCTCTGA
- a CDS encoding pyridoxamine 5'-phosphate oxidase family protein, which produces MTTTEQPGRDPAATDHRGLGVLDHQDCLRRIASTPIGRIAFHDAGETVILPVNHVVDGGSIAFRARWDSSLASAVNQTSVAFEVDEFDALEGTGWSVLVKGVASTVYDEETSQRFEELLGDQWDEQPEGTFWTSIRPDEISGREMRVSRRECGCC; this is translated from the coding sequence ATGACAACCACCGAGCAGCCAGGACGGGACCCCGCCGCCACGGACCACCGCGGGCTGGGGGTGCTGGACCACCAGGACTGCCTGCGCCGGATCGCGTCGACACCGATCGGCCGGATCGCCTTCCACGACGCCGGGGAGACGGTCATCCTCCCGGTCAACCACGTCGTCGACGGCGGCAGCATCGCCTTCCGCGCCAGGTGGGACTCGTCGCTGGCGTCCGCGGTCAACCAGACATCCGTCGCGTTCGAGGTCGACGAGTTCGACGCACTCGAGGGCACCGGGTGGAGCGTGCTGGTCAAGGGCGTCGCGAGCACCGTCTACGACGAGGAGACCAGTCAGCGCTTCGAGGAGCTGCTCGGCGACCAGTGGGACGAGCAGCCGGAGGGGACGTTCTGGACCTCCATCCGCCCCGACGAGATCAGCGGGCGCGAGATGCGGGTCAGCCGTCGGGAGTGCGGCTGCTGTTGA
- a CDS encoding WhiB family transcriptional regulator, which produces MNPFTRRADETRHWRHDAACFGEDLDLFFPVGVAGPAVWQVSRAKAICEDCPVRAQCLEYALRSGQDHGIWGGLTPHERRELRRADDVRGA; this is translated from the coding sequence TTGAACCCCTTCACCCGGCGGGCGGACGAGACCCGGCACTGGCGCCACGACGCCGCATGCTTCGGCGAGGACCTGGACCTGTTCTTCCCGGTCGGCGTCGCGGGCCCTGCCGTGTGGCAGGTCAGCCGGGCCAAGGCGATCTGCGAGGACTGCCCGGTGCGCGCGCAGTGCCTCGAGTACGCCCTGCGGTCCGGGCAGGACCACGGGATCTGGGGCGGCCTGACCCCGCACGAGCGCCGCGAGCTGCGTCGCGCCGACGACGTCCGCGGGGCCTAG
- a CDS encoding diacylglycerol kinase family protein yields MRSALIINPAKGGWERALEAVTSQAEAAGWPAPAVHLTTREETGRAQAASAVAAGAELVVVAGGDGTVRSVAHALVGTGTQLAVVPTGTANLLAHNLDLPSGIEAAAHVAITGSARPVDLGLARIDDEAGDHPFVVLAGMGHDAATVAATRPRLKDRIGWPAYLAPAAVSAMRRPVPMTVRHDDEPERDVLAWSVLAANCTRVRAGVLVPGGLVDDGLLDVLEVIVRWPVQWVGVAAKGWGWQRDVSGLRTRPSTELTVTSATPLHVQLDGDVVGPARRMHVRCVHHALSVRTSAPTGPLP; encoded by the coding sequence ATCAACCCGGCGAAGGGGGGATGGGAGCGGGCGCTCGAGGCGGTCACCTCGCAGGCGGAGGCGGCCGGCTGGCCGGCCCCGGCGGTGCACCTGACGACCCGCGAGGAGACCGGCCGCGCCCAGGCCGCGAGCGCGGTCGCGGCCGGTGCCGAGCTGGTCGTCGTCGCCGGGGGTGACGGCACCGTGCGCTCGGTGGCCCACGCCCTGGTCGGGACGGGCACGCAGCTGGCCGTCGTCCCGACCGGGACGGCGAACCTCCTCGCGCACAACCTCGACCTGCCGAGCGGGATCGAGGCGGCCGCGCACGTGGCGATCACCGGCAGCGCCCGACCCGTGGACCTCGGGCTCGCCCGCATCGACGACGAGGCGGGGGACCACCCCTTCGTCGTCCTGGCGGGGATGGGCCACGACGCGGCGACGGTCGCGGCGACCCGGCCCCGGCTGAAGGACCGGATCGGGTGGCCGGCCTACCTGGCCCCCGCCGCGGTGTCGGCCATGCGCCGACCGGTGCCGATGACGGTGCGCCACGACGACGAGCCGGAGCGGGACGTCCTCGCCTGGAGCGTCCTGGCCGCGAACTGCACGCGCGTGCGCGCCGGCGTGCTGGTGCCCGGCGGCCTCGTCGACGACGGGCTCCTCGACGTGCTCGAGGTCATCGTGCGCTGGCCGGTCCAGTGGGTCGGCGTGGCCGCGAAGGGGTGGGGCTGGCAGCGCGACGTCTCCGGGCTGCGGACCCGGCCCTCGACCGAGCTGACGGTCACCAGCGCGACACCGCTGCACGTCCAGCTCGACGGGGACGTCGTCGGGCCCGCCCGGCGGATGCACGTGCGCTGCGTCCACCACGCCCTGTCGGTGCGCACCTCCGCCCCGACCGGGCCGCTGCCCTAG